The Coraliomargarita parva sequence GTGACAAGGACAGAGCGGGGGCCGTCAGTCCGTGGCCGGCCCTTCCAGCTCTCGGGGTAGTGCTTTGCGAGCATGCTGAAAGCTACTCAAGAACCGTAAGTTTGCCAAGTGAAAGTAACGATAGAGGTGGTGGATGCCTAGGGTAGCGTAGCTGCATCCTCGCAGCGCACGCAGGGGTATACGGTCAAGAACCATCTTGCGGCGTGAGGACACGCCTGCGCTACCTTTCGAATATGTCTAGACCGCACAAAAAAGCCGCCCGGTTTCCCGGACGGCTGAAATTTGACCTGAAGCGGACGCGACGGCGCGCGTCCCTCCATTAGTAGACGTTGGTTGCTTCTTCGCTGATGACCGGATCGGCGAGGAAGTCGGCGCTGAAGTTCAGGACGGCGCGGCCGGGCCCGATATTGGCTCCTTCGGCGGTAATGGACAGGTTGATATCCTTGCCCGGTTCCAGCGTGGTGCGCGGGAAGGTGACGGTCTGGCCGTTGATCACGCCCTGGGCGTCGCCGGCTACGGCGGTCGGCTTGATCGTGTCGGTAAACTTGACCGTTACGGTGCCGCTGACTGGCTCGAAGTCGCCTTGGTTACGGACGCGGATCGTGTAAGTCGTGGATTCCTTCACCCGGATCGGGTCCTTGCTGTCGGTGATCGAGATGGTGACCCCGGGAACCGCTAGCCAGTTGGTGGTGACGGTATCCGAAGCTTCGAGGCCATTCGCGGTCAGCACCTTGACGGTGTTGGTGAACTCACCCTTCTGGGTGGCGGCGACTTCCGTGGTGATGAGCTGGCTGGCTCCGGCCGGAAGGGTCGGGATCATCCAGCCGATGGCACCGTTGCTGACGCGGCCGCGGCCCGGATCGGAGACGGAGGCGCCCTTGGGCAGCAGGTCGGTGATGCGGACGTTCTTCAGGTCGGTATCACCGGTGTTTTCAATGGTGATTTCAAATTTCTCAGGCTTGAAGACATAGGCTTCTTCCGGTCCCGACTTACGCACACGGATGCCGGACTGGACAACCGAGATCGGGGAGCCGGCTTCCGGGCTGGACCCGGCGGCACCATTGCCATCCGGACCGCTGCCGTCGTAGGTGGCCACGGCACGGTTGCGGAACTCGCCCTGTTTGACCGCCTTGGCGCTGTATTCCACGGTCTTGGTCTCGCCGGGTGACAGATTTCCGATTTCCTGACGCAGGCTGGTGGTGGCTTCAAAGGCATCCGGCAGCGTATCCGTGACGACGACATTGGTGGCTTCGGCGGAACCGTTGTTAGTGACAGTGACGGTCCAAGTGGCGATTTCGCCCAGCTCGATGCTGGCCGGGCCTTTCTTGGTGACGGCGAGTTTCGGCTGGCCGGCGAAGAAATCGAGGCAGAACTCGTTGTCCACACTGATGGTGGAGCAGATGTTGTGGTCGCCTTCCGTGGTCGGCTTGACAGTGACGTCGATATTCTGGCTCTGCCCTTTCTTCATGGATGGGAAGGTCCACCTGACGGAATTGCCGGTGAGCGAGGCGACCGGGTCTGCCGAAGTGAATTGAATGCCGGTCGGCATCGTTTCGGTCACACGGACTGTGCCGACATCCTCAAGAGCATCGATTTGAATGCGGTATTTCACCTCACCGCCGACCTGACCTGCCTGCAGCACGGACTTGGTGACCTTGATCTGGTTGTTCCGGAAAATGACATTGCTGCTACTGGGCTTGGCGGATACGGCTGTGGCCACTTTGGGCGTGGACGGCTTGGCTGCAGTCCAGATTGTCGTTTTGGTGGGTGTGCTTGGGGCCGTGTAGCCGCGATCCACTTGAGTCGGGGCAGCCGTCTGGCAGCCGGTGAAAGCCAGAGCAAAGATGCCCAGGCACAGGCCAAAGAGGGAGGACGTGCGTTTCATAAATGGGCACGCTAACGCGAAAGTGCAGGATGTAAAGGTTGGGATACTCGTGAAGGATGGAATCGGTCGGAGGGTCCATCCTCTGATTGCAGGCCTAGAAGATGGTGGCCGGTGTAAAACTGTCCTCAAAATCACTTGAATAGCCTTTTCTCTTCTCGGCATTGAGGATCAACTTGTACGCTTTTTCCCATTTTGACTTGGATGCCTTGATCACTCGGACCTTTCCCTCCTGGTCTCGTAATACCAGTAGGTAGCCTTCGTATTTGGCTCCAAATGCAGAACCGTTTGAGGGATTTGCGTCGTATGTGTTTGTGAACGGAGTGCCATTCCAGTAGCTACGGCTGCCGGCAGGCAGATCGATGGTAAAGTTTTCGCGGTAAAGGATGTGCATTTCTCGATTCTTTATGACACTTTCGCCGATAAAGACCAATGTGCCGCGCACTTTTTGAAAAGATAGTTCAACTTCTTCGTTATCGAAAGTTATAGCTGGTTCATATACCACCTCCCGATCGTCAGGGTCTCCCGATTTATTGAAATCGTCATCCCTGGAGCTTTTGACGAAGGCCTTTATTTTGGAGTCCGGCATTAACGGAGCATCCTTTTTGGCCGCTTCCCGCGCTTGATGCCACGATTTGAAATACTTGCAGTCTGCCTCACTGAAATGTGTTAAGGCGACATCCTGGTAGAAGGTTCCATTCTCGAGTTCAATATCGACGGACTCTCCGGGCTTATAATCAACGACCTTTGCAGTGATAGTCCGACCATCATTATTGGTCATGGTCCGAAATGGTTCGGCCGATGCATTTGCCTTGAAAAGAAACGCAATGCAGATCGAAAAAAGTAAGCGGAAATATTTAGACGGACCGCAAGATCGTAACCATCCAATCATGAATAAATGTCATAATTTTGAATTGGTTATTAAACAAGTTGAAAATACTTCCGTTAAGAACGTTTGCTTGAATGTCATGTTTTGCTTCCGGATGCTATTTCGTTTCAGGCTTAGGCAAGGTGCTGACTGTGCGGGATTTGCAAGCAGAGACTGTGATTGAGGGTGGCATCCTTGAGTACGAGGGAAACCGGTAATTCCACACATGGTAGGACAGGTTCGTCGTATCCGTAGCTAGAATACAATTAGCTCGTATCGCCTGGGCCGTGGGGCAGAACTTGACGGGTATCACGCGGGGGAGCGAGTCGGGGTACCTCGGGATTCAGATCGGCAAGGCCTGGCGGATAAAGACCTTCCCGTGGACCTGGGAGAACTACAGATTGAGCGGGGTGTCGTCGAGGAGATCACGAGCCGTGTCCCGGTCGTGGTGTAAGCCTCAGCTGTCCTTGGCCAACTTGATGATGGTATAGCGCGACTCGAAGTTGAGCGTCCGGTCTGCCGTCGTAATTGCGAGCAGGATCTGCTGGTTGTTGTGCGGAAGGATACGGCAGACGATCTTGTTGGGGGGCTTGTCCTTTTTCTCGCTGTAGGCATTGCCGCGCAAGACCCCGCCATTTTTGCCCAGTTCTGCCACGGTGACATCCAGCGGCAGGACAATCTTTCCGAAATCATTTTTGGAATTCATGATCGGAACCTCGATCGAGTAGGTGCCGACCAGGTTGCCGGATTCTGGCGTCAGACGACTGACGGAAAGGTAAATCGGTGCGATCCCGACACGGCTTTTCGAGTCTTCAATATTGAAGGCAAGTTCATCCCATTCAGGGAGTTGCTTGGTTTCGGCAAGTTGCTTGCCAGCTCCTGCGGCGAGCGAGCAGAGGGTCGCCAGGACCAGCAGATAGAAGGGCGTGCGCATATCGGACCTATGATGAATTTTGCAGATGAGTCAAATCCCGTGTCGGGCTTACCCATCTGCAGGCCTTATGCCAAAATCGGCTCGAGTTTGGGTGCCTTCGGGTCCGGCTTGGCATCCTTCCCGGCGACAATCGGATAGCTGTACTCCTCCCCACTGAAGTTGCGCATGATGATGGCATCTTTCGTGACTTCCTTCACGTAGTCCGGATTGATCGGGACCTTGCCTCCACCGCCGGGTGCGTCGATGACAAACTGCGGAATCGCATAACCGGTGGTATGGCCACGGAGCGAACGGATGATTTCGATGCCTTCCCGGGGGTCCGTGCGCAGGTGGGCGCTACCGGTGATCAGGTCGCACTGATACAGGTAGTAGGGACGTACCCGCATCATCAGCAGGCGGTGGATGAGCGACTTCATGACCTCGGCATTGTTGTTCACTCCTTTGAGCAGGACGGACTGGTTGCCGATCGGCACACCGGCGTAGGACAGGCGCTCACAGGCATCCCGCAAGGTCTGTGTGCACTCGTTCGGGTGGTTGACGTGGATGCTCAGCCAGATCGGACCGTGCTTCTTGAAGATTTCACAGAGTTCCGGAGTAATGCGCTGGGGGAGGAAGACTGGAATGCGGGAGCCGATCCGGATGAATTCGACATGGGGGATCTTCCGAAGCTCGCCCAACAGATAATCCAGTTTCTTGTCAGAGAGGAGCAACGGGTCGCCGCCGCTGAGCAGGACGTCGCGGATCTCCGGTGTGTTCCGGATATATTCAAGGCCGCTTTCAAATTCAGGATGGAAATTGTAGTCCTGGGCGTTGGACACCAGTCGGCTGCGCGTGCAGTAGCGGCAGTAGGAGGCGCAACGGTCGGTCACGAGAAAGAGCACGCGGTCCGGGTAGCGGTGCACGATGCCCTCCACCGGCTTGGTGTTTTCCTCGCCGACCGGGTCCAGCAGCTCTTCCGAAGCGGTGTGCATCTCGCCCGCGCGGGGGATGACTTGACGGCGGACCGGGTCGTTCGGGTCCTCGCGGTCGATCAGGTTGAAGAAATAGGGCGTGATCGCCATCGCCAGCTTCTTGTTGGCAAACAGGCAACCGGCTTTCTCCTCGGGACTCAGTTCCAGATACTGCTCCAACTGCTCCAGCTTGGTAATGCGGTTCTTCAGCTGCCATTTCCAGTCGTTCCAGTCTGTAGCCGGCACATGAGACCAGAGGCCTTGACCGGATTGCCAGTTATCTAGGGCGTCGGAAGGATACATAAATGAGAGGGTTCGCGTGTGTTTTGTACGTCTGTTGTGATTCCCGCTTGATTGAGGAGCTATTTGACGTATTCATATACGTAAATAAGTCAATGGCAGCAACCGAAACAAATCAGGATTTAAATTTAGACGAGCGGGCGAAGCAGCTCTGGGCGCTCGGAGATCCGGTGCGTTTGCAGATCTTGAAGATTCTTCCGGATGAGCCGACCTGTGCGACTGCCTGTAATGTTTCGACGATCGCGGAACGCATCGGCCTGTCTCAGCCGGCGACCTCGCACCATTTAAGGGTGCTGCGCCAAGCCGGGCTGATTACCAACAAGAAGATGTGCCGGGACATGATCTACTGGGTGCGGCGGGACAGCCTGAACGCCATCGCGCACACGATCCAGTCCCTCTGAATGACCTTCCTTCGTTAGGAAGTCGCTAATGGGCAGGGACTTGAGTTAAACGAGATCCAGCCAGACGATGAGCAGAAACTGGCAGGTGATCGCGACGCCCAGCAGGGTGTAGCTAAAAAGCATGAAGGAGTCCGAGGCCATGCGACGCTCGGGAAGCTTCCGGGAAGTCTCAGCCGGAGGCGGGGGCGGGGACTTTTTTTCCGGACCACCCAATACGGCCGAACGGGATTTTTGATCCCGCAGTTGGGCGATCCGGTCGGTTAGGTTGGTCATCTCTGGCATACGTTAAATCAGGCAAAGACTGAGCTAACTGGCAAGTACTGAAGTTTTTGCAATCTTGTTAATGATTTTAATTAGATGGGCTTATGTAGCCGTTAAGACGGCAAATCCAGTGTTGACGCTCTCCAGCCCTGTCTCCATCTAGGTGCCTTTTTCGTTCCTGCTCCGTGTCGAAAATGCCTACTCACCTGTTCTTCGTGAACCGCCTACTACCAATATTACTCATACTAATAGGGACCAGTTCCGCAGCGCTAGCTGCGGGGGATGGCGTGAGCCCGTCTCCTTACGAACTGACCGAGATTTTCGGGCTTCCCGTGACCAATGCCATTCTGACCACCTGGGTGATTTCCCTGGTGTTTATCTTGGCGGTACGCCTGTGGGTGGGTAAGCCGAAGTTGATTCCGAACAAGGGGCAGGCAGTGATTGAAAGCCTGGTCGACGGGCTG is a genomic window containing:
- a CDS encoding DUF11 domain-containing protein, which translates into the protein MKRTSSLFGLCLGIFALAFTGCQTAAPTQVDRGYTAPSTPTKTTIWTAAKPSTPKVATAVSAKPSSSNVIFRNNQIKVTKSVLQAGQVGGEVKYRIQIDALEDVGTVRVTETMPTGIQFTSADPVASLTGNSVRWTFPSMKKGQSQNIDVTVKPTTEGDHNICSTISVDNEFCLDFFAGQPKLAVTKKGPASIELGEIATWTVTVTNNGSAEATNVVVTDTLPDAFEATTSLRQEIGNLSPGETKTVEYSAKAVKQGEFRNRAVATYDGSGPDGNGAAGSSPEAGSPISVVQSGIRVRKSGPEEAYVFKPEKFEITIENTGDTDLKNVRITDLLPKGASVSDPGRGRVSNGAIGWMIPTLPAGASQLITTEVAATQKGEFTNTVKVLTANGLEASDTVTTNWLAVPGVTISITDSKDPIRVKESTTYTIRVRNQGDFEPVSGTVTVKFTDTIKPTAVAGDAQGVINGQTVTFPRTTLEPGKDINLSITAEGANIGPGRAVLNFSADFLADPVISEEATNVY
- a CDS encoding KamA family radical SAM protein; this encodes MYPSDALDNWQSGQGLWSHVPATDWNDWKWQLKNRITKLEQLEQYLELSPEEKAGCLFANKKLAMAITPYFFNLIDREDPNDPVRRQVIPRAGEMHTASEELLDPVGEENTKPVEGIVHRYPDRVLFLVTDRCASYCRYCTRSRLVSNAQDYNFHPEFESGLEYIRNTPEIRDVLLSGGDPLLLSDKKLDYLLGELRKIPHVEFIRIGSRIPVFLPQRITPELCEIFKKHGPIWLSIHVNHPNECTQTLRDACERLSYAGVPIGNQSVLLKGVNNNAEVMKSLIHRLLMMRVRPYYLYQCDLITGSAHLRTDPREGIEIIRSLRGHTTGYAIPQFVIDAPGGGGKVPINPDYVKEVTKDAIIMRNFSGEEYSYPIVAGKDAKPDPKAPKLEPILA
- a CDS encoding ArsR/SmtB family transcription factor, which codes for MAATETNQDLNLDERAKQLWALGDPVRLQILKILPDEPTCATACNVSTIAERIGLSQPATSHHLRVLRQAGLITNKKMCRDMIYWVRRDSLNAIAHTIQSL